The Daphnia pulex isolate KAP4 chromosome 6, ASM2113471v1 genome contains the following window.
AACCACCACTTTGGCCGGCGATGTTTAGAGACGTTCGCCGGCCGGTGTTCTGCTAACAAGAGCAACAGTATGGACGTCATTAGCGAAAGAGAAGATGGAGCGTTGCCCATCTCTCTGTCTTTAGGTATCTCTCTTCATGACCTAAATTTAATGTTATATAATATAGCTTCCTTatgagaaattttaaattctgttTTCCGTGTGTAGAATCGCCGCCACCTACTGCAACCGGTAATAACTCGCCGGACGACAAGTTCCGCTCCAGGGCTTCCACAGAGGGTAGTTTGAGCTTCCGAAATAAACGTGTGATCGTTCGCCATTGTGCCCAGCCAGCGCCCGTGGCCCAGCTCGATCATCCGGGTTTAGCCGTTGCGTGCAATTTGGCCAACAAGAGACCTACTCGCCGCATGAGTATCAGCCTAAGAGGGGCCAGCAGTGCATTCTAAAAATACGTATTacatgtcattttttttaaattgttttgattatttattctaCATTTCATAAcagtgaattatttttattgaaagcTTTCGCTGTTTTTTAGACATTTAAATGACTATTTTGGccgttttatttctcttgattGTGTTTCTATGGAGGCAGGAATTACACATTTCACGTTTCAACTCCCGTTGCTGGGAAATACTTGATTAGTGAGTTTCACATAGGGTAGGGTCTAATTGAGTAATCAAAACACGTACGTTAACGTATTCTAATGATATGGAGTTGAGATATACTGTCAGGTTTCCTAAATCTCCTGACCACTTATTTGTTCAActgaacaacaaacaacaaaaactcgTAGCGTCATGGGATACAAACATACAAACAGTACAACTTCCAAGGGTCGTGCAACCTTACGACATAAAATATTGATGGGTAAAATTAGTTTGGAGTATATTCGAGCTTGAAAAACATTGAAGCGGACCTAGACTTATTTAGTGACGATATCAGGGTTATCCAGTGCGATAAAAAGTACAATTTAAGAAGCCATACGCTGTCTGGCAATCTGAGAGTTTAGCTCTAGCACACTATTTACACTTCATGACATGCATAACACTTTCGGTAAACAATAACGCACAGCCATATTTTACGGTACAAAATTGTCGTCATCACCCACCATCTTTTGGAATTCTTATGCAAGTCAAACTATTTTTTCCTTGCGATATAGTAACGAATAAATCCCTCCATTAAGAAAGCTAGCTCCCTCGATAACACTTTGGCTGCTGCATCgatgaatttattgaaatttttagacTGAGTCAAGACAAATGCTGGAGTCTACACAAAGATCTCAAACGATCAAGTCCAATATGGTGTGCtcacacaaaataatttttttggtggTGACGCTGGTATTGTCTTCGACAGCCGGTGTTCACGGGGACGAACATCATCACAGCAGACCCCTTCGCGATTCCGTCACAGACGTTAACAACAAAGCGGAACAGTCCGCAACGGAAGGTAAAATgtggaaaaaggtaaaattgtcTTACTGAGGAAATATCATGTGGttattttctaatatttaAACAGACGCTGCATATTGGACTCAACTCGGTCAGCAGTTGTTGTTTGACGAACTGGCCAAACAAAGGATCAATAGCCAAGCAAAAAATATCATAGTATTTCTCGGAGATGGTCAGTACATCTGCGCTGGGCCTTACTCAGCagcatttaaaattcaattttacttTGGTAGGTATGTCAATTTCAACTGTAACAGCTGCACGAATCTATAAAGGACAAAAGGCTGGCAAAACGGGCGAAGAGGAACAACTTCACTTTGATCGATTTCCTTACGCTGCATTGTCAAAggtaaattgaattctcgaCATGTTTCTAATTAAAATGTCGCATTAattaaaatccaaatcaatGTCCACCAACACGCATAGACGTACTGCACGGACATTCAAGTGGCTGATTCCGCTTGCACTGCTACCGCCTACTTGTGTGGCATTAAAACTGATGTAGACACCTTGGGACTAGACGTCAacgtcataaaaaaaaattgctcgACACAAATCGATCCGGCTAATCAAGTTGATTCCGTCATGACTTGGGCCCAAGTATGAAAACTTCAActtcaatatttcatttgtcgATTCAGCTACaacttttcattcaatcagGCAGCCAACAAAGCGACGGGTATCGTGACTACAACACGAGTAACTCACGCCACTCCGGCTGGAGCATACGCCCATTCAGCCAATCGTGATTGGGAGGATGACTATGCCCAGTCTTTTGATGGAGTAGATTCCAACACTTGTGACGATATCGCCGAACAACTTGTCCTCAACAGCCCAGGCAAAAATCTTAAAGTAATGAAACCCTTTTTCTAGTATAAGCATACATATCAATCAAGGATGTAACATCTATGTGTGCGTTGTAAGGTGATTTTGGGAGGTGGTCGTACTTATCTTACTCCAACCACAACGACAGATCCTGAGACACAAGAAGCTGGTCGCCGCAGAGATGGGAAAAATCTGATCGATCAGTGGGTGACCGATCACCCAACGGGGAAATATGTAACTACCCGAGATGAATTGGTCAATGTGGATGTAGCCGGAACCGATTTTCTCTTGGGTTAGTTTGCCACCGTCGTCTGTTTAGCAGCTTTAGTTTAATCCGTAACATTTGGCACATTATTATGGTTCAGGTTTATTCAGCCCATCTCATATGGAATACTTTTTGGAATCGAGTGCGGCCAATAACCCTACACTGGAACAAATGACCCGAGCAGCCATTCAAATGTTACAAAAAGATGCCAACGGTTATGTCCTTCTCGTGGAAGGTTCGATTCCACGCCTCGCACGGAAAACGTTATGGCAAGTACGCAACTAATTATTAACATGTTGCAGGCGGGAGAATTGACCAGGCTCATCACGACGGACGAGCAAAATTGGCCCTCGAGGAAGCTTTCCAGTTTGATCTTGCTGTGGCTGCTGCACTCAATCTGACGAATTCGGACGATACTCTAATTATCGTCACGGCAGATCATTCGCATACCTTGAGTATTAACGGCTATCCCAAACGCGGCAATGATATTTTAGGTTAGTTGGTTTCTCTCTGATGAATTATTTTAgctaattttctttatttcttaatttacaAACTTTAAGGCTTAGTTGGTTATGCGGCCTCCGATCTCAAACCATACACAACCCTAAGTTACGCCAATGGACCCGGTTATGCTAACAGTTTCTCTGGTGGAGAGCGCCTGGATTTGACCGATGTTGATACGAGTAAATattggtttcattttcaactatTTTAATTGAGATCATAGCAAAATAATCTTTTGCATAAAATTAGCAAGACCATTTTATTGACTTATCTTAATTATATAGTATCCGATTCATTTTTACAACCTGCCATGGTTCCTCTGGCCACCGAGTCTCACGGTGGCGATGACGTAGCTATTTTCGCTCTCGGTCCGCAAGCACATCTATTCCAGGGCGTCTATGAGCAGCACTATATCGCTCATGTAATGAGCTATGCCGCTTGCATCGGCCCCGGGTTCACTTTCTGTAACAACCCAGCGAATCCACCTTCAACGACTGCAATTCCTCCGTCGACTCCATCGTCTTCTAGTCGCATAGGTGTAAATCGTTCTTTAGGGAGCATAAGCGCATTCATGTCCTGTGTTTGGATCCAGCGACTCCTCGTTTCTGTATTTACTCAGTAAAATAAACTAGTCATTTAACATTCGAAAGTGCATCATTTTATATTCGCAACCCATTGTTAACACAAAAGACAGCACGAAAAATCTTGCGTTTCTAGCGCCATCTAACGAATACActtaaaaactgaattttctACTTGATAGAGGGCTCTTAAAAACGTGTTTGACACatagtgtttttcttttttttaaattacaaagtTGAAAAGTTCTACAACATATATCCTTAAATTAGTTAATGCTGGTTTATTATTACTGAACTTATTCTCGATAGCGATAGTTGACGACTTGACGTTTGTTCCTTCGCAATTTAAAGgaggaaaaatggaagaaataataaaagaagcagatataaaaaaagaagaagaaataaaaaaagaagaagaattgactAATCCCAACGATTTTTCCAGCAAAGAAACTTGCGATGCTGAAGTGACAAAAGACTTAATTGACAAAGATGAAACCCCTTCAGggacagcaacaaaaaagggaaaaattcgTAAACGAAAAAAGGCCCTGCATACTGCCATTAGAAATCAAATGGAGTTTTACTTTAGTGATGCAAATCTCTCAAAAGATAGGTTTATGCAGAATGTTATCAAAGATGGACCTGGTAATATATTAcatattattttctgtttttgtgtaGCTAacatattatttaatatttgttAGAAATTCCACTGCATGTTTTTATGAACTTTAATAAGCTTCGAGCAATGACTGAAGACCTCAAAGAAATTGCTAAGGTACAGCTTAAAATCATGTAATCTcagttcatgttttattattaatctATGCATTTTTTAAGGCGTTAAAATTCTCTAAAACATTAAAACTTAGTGAGGATGAGACAAAGGTTTCAAGAATTACACCATTCCGCCCTAAGTCTCAGGAAGAGGTAGACCTTTGCACTGTGTATGtggtaagtaaaaagaattgttggtGTACAGCTTAAAtacattttccctttataAACAGGAAAGATTACCACCCCATGCTTCAATTGAATGGATTACCAGCATATTTTCTGAATATGGAGTGGTAGCATATGTTTCACTCCCCAAATTCAAAGATGCAACACGAATAAAAGGCTTTGCATTTGTGGAATTTTGTGATTCTGAGTCAGCTGCCAAAGCTGTCACGGTAAGTTTTCTTTGCATATTTAGGCAGTAACACAAAGACAATGAGGgctcattcaaaaattttataggAATATGCAGCCTCCAGCGAGTATCATTTATTGACTGAAGATCCGGGGCAGTTATGTAGTATTCAGGCGTTCAATGCAGAGTGCGTAAACTACTTTCTAATTGAACAATCGAAAGTTTTTCACttatttacctttttatttactttaatgtgattttcaaatcaaataattgttCATAAAGGAGTCAGCAAGACGAAAAAGGGGACGAGAAGAAAACCAGCCCAAAACCAGAAACGGAGGAAGATGAATCCAATGCTGAACCAAAatcgaaaagaataaaagtagaagaagaaacaactgaGATAAAAGAAGGCATTGCAACGACTATAGAAGAGACAACTGTGATTaaagctgaaaaagaaattaccaGTCAAGATGAATCGAAAGCcatcacaaaaaagaagaagcaaccAAACGTGTTTAAAGATGAAATTAATGAAGAGGCTCTCAACCTGTCATTACAGGTCATGTCCAAGTAAATTTACcttaatttaacaaaaatattgtTCTGAACTTAACCATAAATTCATTATTAAAGGAAAGAGTGGAAGAGATTGCGGAATAAATATCTTGATATGCAGCGCAAGTGTCTCCGCCAAATCCGAATGAATGCTCGACGCCAACATAATGAAAGCCGATTCGATCCTGTTGTATTAGTTGAGGAAACTAAAGAACAATTTGTTGAGGACAGATCTGATCCCTGTCCAGATTTTCAACCTGGTCGAATCGTCAAAATCATTCTGGACGAACCTATTTCAGATGCCAAACGTTTCAAAGTATTTCTTCCTTACGTTACTACTTActtactaaatatttttttgtttgtaataaCAGTTGATtgtataatttaattattagaGCCAAGTCAAATGTCAGGAGGGTGTAACTTACGTAGAAGCGCAAGACTGTTGCAAAATTGCTTTTGTACGATGCACTGACGATGCAGCTGCCCAGTC
Protein-coding sequences here:
- the LOC124195362 gene encoding alkaline phosphatase-like; amino-acid sequence: MLESTQRSQTIKSNMVCSHKIIFLVVTLVLSSTAGVHGDEHHHSRPLRDSVTDVNNKAEQSATEDAAYWTQLGQQLLFDELAKQRINSQAKNIIVFLGDGMSISTVTAARIYKGQKAGKTGEEEQLHFDRFPYAALSKTYCTDIQVADSACTATAYLCGIKTDVDTLGLDVNVIKKNCSTQIDPANQVDSVMTWAQAANKATGIVTTTRVTHATPAGAYAHSANRDWEDDYAQSFDGVDSNTCDDIAEQLVLNSPGKNLKVILGGGRTYLTPTTTTDPETQEAGRRRDGKNLIDQWVTDHPTGKYVTTRDELVNVDVAGTDFLLGLFSPSHMEYFLESSAANNPTLEQMTRAAIQMLQKDANGYVLLVEGGRIDQAHHDGRAKLALEEAFQFDLAVAAALNLTNSDDTLIIVTADHSHTLSINGYPKRGNDILGLVGYAASDLKPYTTLSYANGPGYANSFSGGERLDLTDVDTISDSFLQPAMVPLATESHGGDDVAIFALGPQAHLFQGVYEQHYIAHVMSYAACIGPGFTFCNNPANPPSTTAIPPSTPSSSSRIGVNRSLGSISAFMSCVWIQRLLVSVFTQ
- the LOC124195363 gene encoding la-related protein 7-like, which produces MEEIIKEADIKKEEEIKKEEELTNPNDFSSKETCDAEVTKDLIDKDETPSGTATKKGKIRKRKKALHTAIRNQMEFYFSDANLSKDRFMQNVIKDGPEIPLHVFMNFNKLRAMTEDLKEIAKALKFSKTLKLSEDETKVSRITPFRPKSQEEVDLCTVYVERLPPHASIEWITSIFSEYGVVAYVSLPKFKDATRIKGFAFVEFCDSESAAKAVTEYAASSEYHLLTEDPGQLCSIQAFNAESQQDEKGDEKKTSPKPETEEDESNAEPKSKRIKVEEETTEIKEGIATTIEETTVIKAEKEITSQDESKAITKKKKQPNVFKDEINEEALNLSLQVMSKKEWKRLRNKYLDMQRKCLRQIRMNARRQHNESRFDPVVLVEETKEQFVEDRSDPCPDFQPGRIVKIILDEPISDAKRFKSQVKCQEGVTYVEAQDCCKIAFVRCTDDAAAQSLVVKKIWSQSEILQGEEERDYWKKIEENRIKKRDKSSRPKKSGAERARKQKESIIDADQPGYPTRAIQHKNLHIRFDGEDDD